A region of the Candidatus Bathyarchaeota archaeon genome:
TGGTTGGGTGCCACTCCTCAGCTAGTTCAGGATATTTTTCTACTAGGCTTCCGCTTCGTTTCAACACTGATCTCCTAAATGTCTCGCCTCGAATTTTCTTGGCGCAGACCGGACAACCATTTCCCCTTCTCCTTTCGCCTACCCTTGC
Encoded here:
- a CDS encoding zinc-ribbon domain-containing protein, producing ARVGERRRGNGCPVCAKKIRGETFRRSVLKRSGSLVEKYPELAEEWHPTRNGDLTPYQITPGSNKKVWWRCSREHEWEATLSLEKLKPLQSKLNGIS